ACGGCTTGCGCCGTAGGCGCCGGAGCCTCGGGCTCGCCCGACCCCGGTTCGCTCGGCACGGTCGGCACGGTCGGCACGGTCGGTACGTTCGGCACGGTCGGCACGGTCGGCGCCGTCGGCGACGACCCCTCCGGAGCGCTTACAGGATCGTCCGGCTCCGTACCAACGCCGCCGCTCGCCCCTTCTCCGCCGATGATAATCTCGGTCACCCCTTCGGACAGTTCGTATCGGACTACGGTCTGCTCGAAGCTGACGCCCTCGATGTGAACGGCCGCGAAGAGAATCTTGCCTTCCCCCGTTACCGCGATCGCCGCGTGCACGACGATCTCTTCGACCACGGAGCCTTCCGCAATGTCGATTTTGGCGGCGGAGACGACGGTAACCATACGGAAATCGCCGACGAGACGAACCGAGGCGGACGCTTCGGTCGTCATGACCTCGACCTCGAGGAAGCCCTGCGTCGCGTTGTTTTCCTCCAGCTTTACGCCCGTCTTTACGACAGTGCGATGGATGACGGTGCCGCCTTGCGCGACTAAGCGAACCTCGCCCGTCACTTTCTCGACGATCACGTCGTTCAAGGAGGAGTCGGAGATCACGATGCTGTTCTCCCCGCCCCCGGCGACGATCGTTCTCCCTTCCACCGTCACGCGGTCGAGATACACTTCGCCTTCCCCGATCCCGGGAGCCAAGTACAGATCGCCCTGAATCACCGTGTTTTTCAACGTGACGTCCGGACTGCGGACCGTTACGTTCCCGGCCACGACGGTTTGCTCCTCGTCCTTCCCGAAAGCAGCCGGTTTATGTAGGATCTTGCCCGCCGCCCTGTCCAGCAGCGCGACGGCTTCGGCCCGCGTGATCGGCGACGCCGGACGGAACGCACCGTCGGGATACCCTTGCAAATATCCTTCGGCCGCGATCGCGTCGACGTACCCGATGCTCCACGCCGGGATGTCGCCGCGGTCCGTAAACGCGGACGCAGTCCCGCCGCCTTCCGCCGCCGCTTCCAGCTTCAGCAGCGCAGCAACCATTTTCGCAGCCTCTTGTCTGCTGATTTCGCGATCCGGACGGAACGTGCCGTCTTCGTACCCGGACGCGTATCCGGCCCTCGCGGCCTTCGCGACGTCGTCGGCGAACCATGCGTCCGCTTCGACGTCCAAGAAGGCGGAATCCGAAGCGTGGGCATATCCGTATACGCGATTGACGAGCGCGACGAATTCCGCCCTCGAGATCGTCTCATCCGGACGGACGCTCCCATCGGCGTACCCTTTCACAAACCCGCTGTCGGCCCATTCCGCAAGCTGCTCCTTGGCCCAGCTTTGCTCCATGTCCGTAAATACGGGCGGTTCTTGCGCAACGTCCCCCGCGAGCGCGCTCGCCGGCGCAAGCGAAGCGAGCGACAGGCAGCCCGCCATCAACAGGGACAACAATTTTCTAATAGCCAACTCGGTCTCTCCCTCTCCTGTGTCGAAAATGTAGTCAAAAAAGCAGTCAAAAAAATAGACTCTCCCCGTTACCGGGAACAGTCTATTGTTGCGGATGATGACGATCTCCATCGGTAACCCGGCGATCGTAGCTTATCGGAAGGATAAGCGGTAGACCCGTAGCTTTGCGTCCATTGCTTTCGCAATGTTTGCCTTTAGTTATTTAGTTGCATGCCGAACGTTCCGCAATATTTCTTAAGCTCCATTTTACTGTTGAAGGATGTCGAACGCAATCGATTTTTGCTATATTTTGCAATAATAAAGAAGACCCGAGTCCCCCTTGGGGGCATCGGGTCTTCGCTTCGTTACTTCTGCGTCACTTCGCTGTGCACGGACAGCTCGCCGTCTTTCTCGTCGATGAGCACCGTGTCGCCCTTCTTGATCGTGCCGCGGAGCAGCTCCTCGGACAACCGATCCTCGATGTGCTTCTGGATCGCCCGGCGCAGCGGACGCGCGCCGTACGTCGGATCGAAGCCTTCCTTCGCGAGGAACGCCTTCGCCGAATCCGTCAGCGAGAAGTCGATGTCTTGCGACTTCAGGCGCTTGCGCAGCTCCTCGGACATGAGCGAGACGATCTCCGAGATATGCGATTGCTCGAGCGGATGGAACACGATCGACTCGTCGATCCGGTTCAGGAACTCCGGACGGAAGCTCTTCTTCAGCTCCGCGAGCACCTTCTCGCGCATCGCCTCGTACGCGTTCTTCGTCTGCTGCGCCGCGTCGCCCGTCGTGAAGCCGAGCGTCGCGTTCTTCTTGATCGTGTCCGCGCCGACGTTCGACGTCATGATGATGAGCGTGTTGCGGAAGTCGACCGATCGCCCCTTGGAGTCCGTCAAGCGGCCGTCCTCGAGCACTTGCAAGAGGATGTTGAACACTTCCGGGTGCGCCTTCTCGATTTCGTCGAGCAGCACGACGCTGTACGGCTTGCGGCGCACCTTCTCGGTCAGCTGGCCGCCTTCCTCGTAGCCGACGTATCCCGGAGGTGCCCCGACGAGGCGGGACGTGGAGTGCTTCTCCATGTACTCCGACATATCGATGCGGATGACCGCATTTTCGTCGCCGAACATCGCTTCGGCAAGCGCCCGCGCCAGCTCCGTCTTACCGACGCCCGTCGGTCCAAGGAAGATGAAGGAGCCCATCGGACGCTTCGGATCCTTCAATCCGGCGCGGGAGCGGCGTACCGCTCGAGAAATCGCCTTGACCGCTTCGTCTTGGCCGATGACGCGGTTATGCAAGATTTCTTCCATCTTAAGCAAGCGCTCGGTTTCTTCCTCCGCCAGCTTCACGACCGGGATCCCGGTCCAGCTTGCGACGACCTGGGCGATATCGTCCGGCGTCACCTCGGAGTCCGTGCGGCCTTGCTTTTCCTTCCACTCGTTCTTCGTTTCCTCGAGCTCGTCGCGCAGCTTCTGCTCCGTGTCGCGGAGCGAAGCGGCCTTCTCGAACTCTTGGCTTTGAACGGCGGCGTCCTTCTCCTTGCGGATATCTTCCAGACGGGACTCGAGCTGCTTCAGGTTCGGCGGTACCGTGTACGTGCGCAGGCGCACCTTCGAGCCCGCTTCGTCGATCAAGTCGATCGCCTTGTCCGGCAAGAACCGGTCGCTGATGTAGCGGTCGGACAGGCGCACCGCTTGCTCGAGCGCATCGTCCGTAATTTTCACCCGGTGATGCGCTTCGTAGCGATCGCGCAGGCCGCGAAGAATGAGGATCGCTTCGTCGACCGTCGGCTCGTCGACCGTGATCGGCTGGAAGCGGCGCTCGAGCGCGGCGTCCTTCTCGATATATTTCCGATACTCATCCAGCGTCGTCGCCCCGATGCACTGGAGCTCGCCGCGCGCGAGCGCCGGCTTCAGAATGTTCGACGCGTCGATCGCGCCTTCCGCGCCGCCCGCGCC
This genomic stretch from Paenibacillus antri harbors:
- the clpC gene encoding ATP-dependent protease ATP-binding subunit ClpC, producing MMFGRFTERAQKVLALAQEEAVRLGHNNIGTEHILLGLIREGDGIAAKALIGLGLGLEKIQDEVESLIGRGQEQPTNIAYTPRAKKVIELSMDEARKLGHTYVGTEHILLGLIREGEGVAARVLNNLGVSLNKARQQVLQLLGSSEASSSGHGNTPANVNTPTLDSLARDLTAVAKDGNLDPVIGRSKEIERVIQVLSRRTKNNPVLIGEPGVGKTAVAEGLAQRIVANEIPETLRDKRVMTLDMGSVVAGTKYRGEFEDRLKKIMDEIRQAGNIILFIDELHTLIGAGGAEGAIDASNILKPALARGELQCIGATTLDEYRKYIEKDAALERRFQPITVDEPTVDEAILILRGLRDRYEAHHRVKITDDALEQAVRLSDRYISDRFLPDKAIDLIDEAGSKVRLRTYTVPPNLKQLESRLEDIRKEKDAAVQSQEFEKAASLRDTEQKLRDELEETKNEWKEKQGRTDSEVTPDDIAQVVASWTGIPVVKLAEEETERLLKMEEILHNRVIGQDEAVKAISRAVRRSRAGLKDPKRPMGSFIFLGPTGVGKTELARALAEAMFGDENAVIRIDMSEYMEKHSTSRLVGAPPGYVGYEEGGQLTEKVRRKPYSVVLLDEIEKAHPEVFNILLQVLEDGRLTDSKGRSVDFRNTLIIMTSNVGADTIKKNATLGFTTGDAAQQTKNAYEAMREKVLAELKKSFRPEFLNRIDESIVFHPLEQSHISEIVSLMSEELRKRLKSQDIDFSLTDSAKAFLAKEGFDPTYGARPLRRAIQKHIEDRLSEELLRGTIKKGDTVLIDEKDGELSVHSEVTQK